One Roseimaritima multifibrata DNA window includes the following coding sequences:
- a CDS encoding class I SAM-dependent methyltransferase, protein MGFYSKVVFPAFYDFVIDKPYWDEHRKRQLADVSGEILEIGVGTGLNLPHYPKHVRKITTVDPNPGMNRKLAKRMASTEIEVDRRILSSEELPFDDATFDYVVSTITLCSIANVDQALGELCRVLKPGGRLQFFEHGISPDPAVQKQQVRWNWLQGIIGDGCRLDLDLAALLAKQAFRAVEIDNFYMQQTPRTHGYMYRGIATK, encoded by the coding sequence ATGGGGTTTTATTCAAAAGTCGTTTTTCCTGCCTTCTACGATTTTGTAATCGACAAGCCGTACTGGGACGAACACCGAAAACGACAACTGGCCGATGTGAGCGGCGAGATTCTAGAGATCGGTGTTGGCACGGGGCTAAATCTTCCGCACTACCCTAAGCACGTTCGAAAGATAACCACGGTCGATCCGAATCCGGGCATGAACCGTAAACTTGCCAAACGAATGGCTTCGACTGAAATCGAAGTCGACCGACGAATTTTGTCCAGCGAAGAACTTCCCTTCGATGACGCGACGTTTGACTATGTGGTCAGCACCATCACGCTTTGCAGTATCGCCAACGTCGATCAAGCTTTAGGCGAGCTTTGCAGAGTGCTCAAGCCGGGGGGTCGGTTACAATTTTTCGAGCACGGGATCAGCCCCGATCCCGCTGTGCAGAAACAGCAAGTGCGATGGAACTGGCTTCAGGGAATCATCGGCGATGGTTGTCGGCTGGACCTGGATCTTGCGGCATTGCTGGCGAAGCAAGCCTTCCGTGCCGTAGAAATCGACAATTTCTACATGCAGCAAACTCCACGAACACACGGATACATGTACCGCGGCATCGCCACAAAGTGA
- a CDS encoding Vat family streptogramin A O-acetyltransferase, translating into MEESKMLGPSPDASHPMLGFPQVGFLKSLIDNPNIVVGDYSYYDDPDGPEGFEAKCVLYHFPFIGDKLVIGKFCALARGVRFIMNGANHQSSGFSTYPFYIFGNGWESVTPQPGDLPYKGDTVLGNDVWLGYDALVMPGVTIGDGAIIAARSVVVSDVPAYSVVGGNPAKVIKQRFSDQVIRELLVIKWWNWPVDKVTRNLPAIVGADLSALRDAV; encoded by the coding sequence ATGGAGGAGTCAAAGATGTTGGGGCCGTCTCCCGATGCATCGCATCCAATGCTAGGTTTCCCTCAGGTGGGGTTTCTGAAGTCGCTGATAGATAATCCGAACATCGTTGTCGGTGATTACAGCTATTACGATGATCCAGATGGACCCGAGGGGTTTGAGGCCAAATGCGTGCTGTACCACTTTCCGTTCATCGGCGACAAGCTGGTGATCGGAAAATTCTGTGCATTAGCCCGCGGCGTTCGGTTTATTATGAACGGTGCCAATCACCAGAGTAGCGGTTTCTCGACGTATCCGTTTTACATCTTCGGAAACGGCTGGGAATCGGTGACGCCGCAACCAGGCGACTTACCCTACAAGGGGGACACCGTCCTCGGAAACGATGTATGGCTGGGCTATGATGCGTTGGTGATGCCGGGAGTGACAATTGGCGATGGTGCCATCATCGCGGCACGGTCCGTCGTGGTCAGCGATGTACCTGCCTATTCGGTTGTCGGAGGCAATCCGGCAAAAGTCATCAAGCAACGTTTCTCCGATCAGGTGATCCGCGAATTGCTAGTGATCAAATGGTGGAATTGGCCGGTCGACAAAGTCACGCGAAATTTGCCAGCCATCGTCGGCGCCGATCTTTCTGCCTTAAGGGACGCCGTCTGA
- a CDS encoding mechanosensitive ion channel domain-containing protein, whose protein sequence is MLTNFWVGCCFAQEGTEAASPPPASPQTTVDPGVPIDNLVVMVKPLTKTELEVEADAWFELLRGKAGQIAVLRLGVREAIDAESETNQKTAKEKIGKVEQAAQNAEQVAEETEKEITQVAETDSSEPMEETPGADSTETNGSTAGVASKIKTDLLADINELQEQRTALNDRLAVVLDSLEEKGGDVEEYRKYSVAVSSVELETSDIESVWSGLVGWATSKEGGQRWAWNVTKFILILLCAYLVAGFLSTFVNWLLERKIRLSQLAERLIANIIKYVLLLVGFAVALTALEIDVTPVLAAIGATGLVVGLALQDSLSNVASGLMILINRPFDVGDVVTAGGVTGTVRQMNLVSTNFRTFDNQTIHVPNNEIWNNVITNVTANRTRRVDLEFCIGYDDSFDNAEGIIKEVVEEHELVLNDPAPVVVTHALADSSVNIVCRPWAKTADWWQVKTDITREVKRRFDAIGISIPYPQRDVHVYQHLSSTSPKSIE, encoded by the coding sequence GTGCTAACTAATTTTTGGGTTGGCTGTTGCTTTGCACAGGAGGGAACCGAAGCCGCATCCCCTCCTCCCGCTTCGCCGCAGACTACGGTGGATCCAGGTGTTCCGATTGACAATTTGGTCGTGATGGTCAAGCCGCTCACGAAAACCGAATTGGAAGTAGAGGCCGATGCATGGTTTGAACTACTGCGTGGTAAGGCCGGGCAGATTGCGGTGTTACGATTAGGAGTCAGGGAAGCGATCGACGCGGAGTCTGAGACGAATCAAAAAACCGCAAAAGAAAAAATAGGCAAGGTCGAACAAGCGGCGCAGAATGCCGAACAGGTTGCTGAAGAGACTGAAAAGGAAATCACACAAGTTGCGGAAACAGACAGCAGCGAGCCGATGGAGGAGACGCCGGGGGCTGATTCTACAGAGACAAACGGGTCGACAGCTGGCGTCGCATCAAAAATCAAAACGGATTTGCTGGCCGATATCAATGAATTGCAAGAACAACGTACTGCACTGAATGATCGGCTGGCCGTCGTGCTGGATTCGCTGGAAGAGAAAGGCGGGGATGTCGAGGAGTATCGGAAATACTCGGTTGCAGTGTCGAGCGTCGAGCTTGAGACATCCGACATAGAGAGCGTTTGGTCTGGGCTTGTCGGTTGGGCTACTTCGAAGGAAGGTGGACAGCGGTGGGCGTGGAATGTAACTAAATTCATCCTGATCCTTCTCTGTGCCTATCTGGTCGCCGGGTTCCTTAGCACCTTTGTCAATTGGCTTCTCGAACGCAAAATTAGATTAAGTCAGCTTGCGGAGCGGCTGATCGCGAACATCATCAAGTATGTCCTGCTGCTGGTCGGTTTTGCGGTCGCCCTAACGGCACTGGAGATCGACGTGACGCCTGTTTTGGCAGCGATCGGAGCCACCGGACTTGTGGTCGGGTTGGCTCTACAGGATTCATTAAGCAATGTGGCTAGCGGCTTAATGATTCTTATTAATCGTCCCTTCGACGTTGGAGATGTTGTCACTGCGGGGGGCGTCACCGGCACGGTAAGGCAAATGAATCTAGTCTCGACCAACTTCCGAACTTTTGACAATCAAACGATCCATGTCCCTAACAACGAAATTTGGAACAACGTTATCACAAATGTGACTGCGAATCGCACTCGCCGAGTCGATTTGGAGTTTTGCATTGGTTACGACGACAGCTTCGATAACGCAGAGGGGATTATCAAAGAGGTTGTTGAGGAGCACGAATTGGTTTTGAATGACCCCGCTCCGGTGGTCGTGACTCACGCCCTTGCTGACTCCTCCGTCAACATCGTTTGTCGTCCGTGGGCCAAGACGGCGGACTGGTGGCAAGTGAAGACCGATATCACACGTGAAGTTAAACGCCGGTTCGATGCCATTGGAATCTCGATTCCTTATCCTCAGCGTGATGTTCATGTGTATCAACATTTGTCCTCCACTTCACCGAAGTCCATTGAATGA
- a CDS encoding DUF2905 domain-containing protein, producing the protein MQHPAWILILVGLVTIAIGAAWLLAPSISWFGKLPGDIRIEGENVTFYFPVVTCVVISLLLTAIIWLPGYFSH; encoded by the coding sequence ATGCAGCACCCCGCATGGATCTTGATTCTGGTAGGTCTGGTTACGATCGCCATCGGTGCTGCCTGGTTACTGGCTCCATCGATTTCATGGTTTGGGAAGTTGCCGGGCGACATCCGAATCGAGGGCGAGAACGTTACGTTCTATTTTCCTGTCGTCACTTGCGTCGTGATCAGCCTGTTGTTGACGGCGATCATCTGGCTTCCTGGATACTTCTCGCACTAG
- a CDS encoding endonuclease/exonuclease/phosphatase family protein — MTISRRQFCGALGTSLAVANSNLFADDSKPKPFRVIAYNIYKSKGWPSDRPLARRAVAKGQMAERLAMELALHDPDIVNFSESPNEEFTKDVAELMGMNHVRFPSGGSWPGTLLSKSKVIESQNAPTKGERPKDLFTRHWGRATVELAGYEPLIVHSAHLFPTPDPKIRLREIRAMIESMKSDLDAGKSMLLIGDMNHRPDTEEYAIWMDAGWVDTFAKVGKGEGLTFKADIPNSRIDYVMAAGPIAERIIESRPLYEGAFRLNINDEESYSLSDHLPQLAVFQ; from the coding sequence ATGACGATTTCACGCCGACAGTTCTGCGGAGCACTCGGAACGAGCCTTGCCGTAGCCAATTCAAATTTGTTCGCGGATGATTCAAAACCCAAGCCGTTTCGAGTGATCGCGTACAACATTTACAAAAGCAAGGGCTGGCCGAGCGACCGACCGTTGGCGAGGCGAGCGGTAGCGAAGGGCCAGATGGCAGAGCGATTGGCGATGGAACTGGCGCTGCATGATCCCGACATCGTGAACTTCTCAGAATCCCCGAATGAGGAATTCACCAAAGACGTCGCTGAACTGATGGGGATGAATCACGTTCGTTTCCCCAGTGGCGGAAGTTGGCCGGGAACACTGCTGAGTAAATCAAAGGTCATCGAATCTCAGAACGCTCCCACGAAAGGCGAGAGACCGAAAGACCTATTCACCCGACACTGGGGGCGAGCCACAGTCGAATTGGCAGGCTACGAACCGCTTATCGTGCATTCGGCACATCTTTTCCCAACTCCCGATCCTAAGATTCGGCTGAGAGAGATTCGAGCGATGATCGAATCGATGAAATCCGATCTGGATGCTGGGAAGTCGATGCTTTTGATCGGCGATATGAATCATCGTCCTGATACGGAAGAATACGCGATTTGGATGGACGCCGGTTGGGTGGATACGTTTGCCAAGGTCGGCAAAGGCGAAGGCCTGACGTTCAAGGCCGACATTCCGAATTCGCGAATCGACTATGTCATGGCCGCTGGGCCAATCGCCGAAAGGATCATTGAATCCAGACCATTGTATGAGGGAGCGTTTCGCCTAAACATCAATGACGAGGAATCCTATTCGCTGAGTGATCATCTGCCGCAGTTGGCTGTTTTTCAGTAG
- a CDS encoding CBS domain-containing protein, giving the protein MKKNEPLTKIMSTGLQTIHDGEPVSKLRKMFEEGGIHHVPVVSGEKLIGVISWSDFARISFGEFGNQTSKSLDQTLDHMYKIHDVMVTDCVTIEKSGTIREAARLLGSHSFHALPVVEGDKLVGIVTSTDLIRYLADL; this is encoded by the coding sequence ATGAAGAAGAACGAGCCGCTGACAAAAATCATGTCAACAGGATTACAGACGATTCACGATGGTGAACCCGTTTCAAAATTGCGCAAAATGTTTGAAGAAGGTGGTATTCATCACGTTCCCGTTGTTAGCGGGGAAAAGCTGATCGGCGTCATCAGCTGGAGTGACTTCGCGAGAATCTCTTTTGGCGAGTTCGGAAATCAAACATCGAAATCGTTGGACCAGACACTTGATCACATGTACAAGATCCATGACGTGATGGTGACCGATTGTGTCACGATAGAGAAATCGGGCACGATCCGTGAAGCAGCGAGGCTGCTCGGGTCTCACAGCTTCCACGCTTTGCCTGTCGTCGAAGGTGACAAGCTTGTAGGCATTGTGACATCAACCGACTTGATTCGGTATCTTGCCGATCTATAG
- a CDS encoding WD40 repeat domain-containing serine/threonine protein kinase gives MKTFPCPSCRQPIDPVDANATTVRCKNCDTSIDLGAIRETYSVEVKTSRPAKPSVPQYLGHYRLVQILGQGSFGAVWKAHDERLERTVAIKVPRDGRFSSSQLDDFLNEARAVAKLNHPGIVRVHEVGQSTTVPYIVTELIHGSDLKDFLKTKTLSAKRAAQLSLKLAEAMGHAHDSGVVHRDLKPANVMMDEKNRPHVMDFGLAKQFIGQDVERTIDGQIMGTPAYMSPEQARGDSKHVDQRSDVYSLGVMLFEFLTGELPFRGRSAMLLRQVIEEEPPLPQKLNASIPTDLQSICLKCLEKEPDQRYESAQTYAEDLRAFLNDQPIQAKPSTRWQRFNKWCRRNPVVASISSLALSFLVAMLILSVVFLFRERGLRLSIDEALVEKTEALANAEALTLDLRRKRSGLDAAMGLVTNAQEQIKTQVLSYAQQLYAYRLRDVQREVDNGRWHQARQTLDLIAEEDPDDQLRCWAWSTLDQSLQQRCTWLDVGKRSITRMTVDFETRRVCLLAYGQVHQYRRVDNDLVELASVISANTKVRDFDHHPGSGLFAVANEGGRVRLTRSDDQSEWLPVLSSLQGIAKVRISPDAGRIVVAANDQKCAVFDANSLEPLAHWRCDRGRVEDICWHPSGESFALLTGGKVEHRLASSGDLLNTIEHGEAFRCVAWNRDGSRLLVGGWWNAWSADPETGRLDRFADHTSGTRGIFAGASVDQAYSVSSTGQISLWDVAKHRLIHTRNLVAGAPLQICVDGRSGAMVCTSGSNEIAWTAPEQESLLEPFVLKHQAPVRRIDWHPDSNRLAAADWQGRCVVWDVDQRSRLLDFYACKGHYCEAAKWNPAGDRLVTSGNDGSIQVWDAKDGSRLLKMSGHQGPAYGLAWHPDGHAFASCGVDEHVRFWNTDSTDETDSWKVGGVIEEVAWGRDGKHIFSVGHRLAIRDAASGKTLSNASAPSMFSSVAPHPIDDRFAACNMTGQIHIKSTASDYEDVVVQCSATELRALAWSPNGRCLVCADIRGNVWIRAPDAKPYLIRLRGEEGRIESRVWDAKFSPDGKRLAVCDEKGRIFVWNRP, from the coding sequence ATGAAAACCTTCCCTTGCCCATCTTGCCGGCAGCCGATCGACCCAGTGGATGCCAATGCGACCACGGTGCGGTGCAAAAACTGCGATACCTCGATCGATCTTGGGGCGATTCGCGAAACGTATTCGGTCGAAGTGAAAACTTCACGGCCCGCGAAACCTTCGGTCCCTCAATACTTAGGCCACTATCGGCTCGTCCAAATACTGGGGCAAGGCAGCTTTGGTGCGGTCTGGAAAGCACATGATGAACGACTGGAGCGGACGGTCGCCATCAAGGTCCCGCGTGACGGTCGATTTTCTAGTAGCCAACTCGACGATTTCCTCAACGAAGCTCGCGCCGTTGCCAAGCTGAATCATCCGGGCATCGTCCGCGTTCACGAGGTCGGCCAGTCGACGACGGTCCCCTATATCGTCACCGAGTTGATTCACGGCTCCGACCTGAAGGATTTTCTGAAAACGAAAACGCTATCCGCCAAGCGAGCGGCTCAGCTGAGTCTCAAGTTAGCCGAAGCGATGGGGCACGCTCACGACTCCGGAGTGGTTCACCGAGACTTGAAGCCAGCCAACGTGATGATGGACGAAAAAAATCGGCCACACGTGATGGACTTTGGGTTGGCGAAACAGTTCATCGGCCAAGACGTCGAACGGACCATCGACGGTCAAATCATGGGCACCCCAGCCTACATGTCGCCCGAACAAGCACGGGGAGATTCGAAGCATGTCGACCAGCGATCAGATGTCTATTCGCTCGGCGTGATGCTGTTCGAATTCCTTACCGGCGAGCTACCGTTTCGAGGACGTTCGGCAATGCTGCTTCGCCAGGTGATCGAGGAGGAACCACCGCTACCCCAAAAACTCAACGCGTCGATTCCTACGGACCTCCAGAGTATTTGTTTGAAGTGTTTGGAAAAGGAACCCGACCAACGTTACGAGTCAGCTCAAACCTACGCGGAGGATTTGCGGGCGTTCTTGAACGACCAGCCCATCCAGGCGAAACCATCGACGCGTTGGCAGCGATTCAACAAGTGGTGTCGTCGCAATCCGGTTGTGGCATCGATCTCCTCGCTGGCCCTTTCGTTTTTGGTTGCGATGTTGATTTTGAGCGTCGTGTTTTTGTTTCGCGAGCGTGGGCTGCGCCTTTCCATCGATGAGGCACTTGTCGAAAAGACGGAGGCTCTGGCGAACGCTGAGGCACTGACCCTGGACCTGCGACGAAAACGCAGCGGTTTGGACGCCGCGATGGGCCTGGTTACCAACGCACAGGAGCAAATCAAAACGCAGGTGCTGTCGTATGCCCAGCAATTGTATGCCTATCGCCTGCGTGACGTTCAGAGGGAAGTCGACAACGGACGCTGGCATCAAGCTCGGCAGACGTTGGATCTGATCGCAGAGGAAGACCCTGATGATCAGTTGCGATGTTGGGCTTGGTCGACGCTAGATCAATCGCTTCAGCAGCGTTGCACATGGCTGGACGTCGGTAAAAGATCCATCACGCGGATGACGGTGGACTTCGAGACACGCCGCGTTTGTCTGTTGGCCTATGGGCAAGTCCATCAATATCGCCGCGTCGACAACGATTTAGTGGAACTGGCATCAGTTATTAGTGCCAACACGAAGGTACGTGATTTTGACCATCACCCTGGCAGTGGCCTGTTTGCCGTGGCAAATGAAGGGGGCCGCGTAAGGCTGACCCGATCCGATGATCAGTCGGAGTGGTTACCGGTATTGAGTTCACTCCAAGGCATTGCTAAGGTCCGGATCTCGCCGGATGCAGGTCGTATTGTTGTTGCCGCAAACGACCAAAAGTGCGCCGTCTTTGATGCAAATTCACTTGAGCCGCTGGCGCATTGGCGATGTGATAGAGGACGTGTCGAAGATATCTGCTGGCATCCCTCAGGCGAATCGTTCGCCCTCCTCACCGGCGGTAAAGTAGAACATCGCTTGGCAAGCTCGGGAGACTTGCTCAACACGATCGAACACGGTGAGGCGTTTCGCTGCGTCGCTTGGAACCGAGACGGCAGCCGATTGCTTGTCGGTGGGTGGTGGAATGCATGGTCGGCCGACCCCGAAACAGGACGGCTCGACCGGTTCGCGGATCATACTTCCGGCACGCGTGGGATCTTCGCGGGAGCGAGCGTTGACCAAGCTTACTCGGTGTCCAGCACAGGGCAAATCTCACTTTGGGATGTAGCGAAGCATCGTTTAATTCATACGAGAAACTTAGTCGCAGGAGCCCCGCTCCAGATTTGCGTAGATGGGCGTAGCGGTGCAATGGTTTGCACGTCCGGCTCCAACGAGATCGCATGGACGGCCCCGGAGCAAGAATCGCTACTCGAGCCGTTTGTATTGAAACACCAGGCGCCGGTCCGGCGCATCGATTGGCATCCGGATAGCAATCGCTTAGCGGCCGCCGATTGGCAGGGACGGTGTGTCGTTTGGGATGTGGATCAACGCAGCCGCCTTTTGGATTTTTACGCCTGCAAAGGTCACTACTGCGAAGCGGCAAAGTGGAACCCAGCAGGCGACCGTCTTGTGACCAGCGGGAATGACGGATCGATCCAGGTATGGGATGCCAAAGATGGGTCTCGGCTGTTGAAAATGTCCGGACATCAGGGACCGGCATACGGGTTAGCATGGCATCCGGATGGGCACGCTTTTGCCTCTTGCGGCGTCGATGAACACGTCCGTTTTTGGAACACTGATTCGACGGACGAAACGGATTCCTGGAAAGTCGGCGGCGTGATCGAGGAAGTTGCTTGGGGCCGCGACGGGAAACACATTTTTTCGGTAGGACATCGATTGGCGATTCGTGACGCCGCCTCGGGCAAAACACTGTCAAACGCTTCCGCACCCAGCATGTTTTCCAGCGTTGCCCCGCACCCGATCGATGATCGCTTCGCGGCGTGTAACATGACCGGTCAGATTCATATCAAAAGCACGGCTTCAGACTACGAAGACGTTGTCGTCCAGTGTTCCGCTACCGAACTCCGTGCGCTCGCCTGGTCGCCCAACGGGCGCTGTCTAGTCTGCGCCGACATAAGGGGAAACGTCTGGATCCGAGCGCCCGATGCTAAGCCATACTTAATACGATTGCGGGGTGAGGAAGGCCGTATCGAAAGTCGAGTTTGGGACGCGAAGTTTTCACCCGATGGGAAACGATTGGCCGTCTGTGATGAAAAAGGAAGGATTTTCGTATGGAATCGTCCGTGA